CTACATTTCCCAGGAACCGCTCTTAGTATCACCCGCCTATTTCCAGCAGTTAACCGAGGCGAAGGTGGCTTGGGGCTTTTTTAGCGGCGCAACACCCGGATCGGCGCGGTACGTGCTGGAACGACGGCTGCGGTTGACCGATCCGGTATTGATTGCAATGGGGGACGCACCGGACAAGCCAGATCCTACGGGATTGTTGGAGGTGGCGAGACGATTGGAGGCACAACTGGGATTGCCGGAAGCGGCCCCGGTCATCTATGCCGGAGATACGGTGGCCGATCTCCACACCGTGACCAACGCCCGCCAAGCGAGGGCATCTCGTCCGTGGATTGGCGTCGGAATTTTGCCACCCCACGCCCAGCACACGCCAGACTATCAGGCGGCCTATACCGCGAAGTTGCGGGAGGCCGGAGCATTGACCGTGCTGCCGAATTTGGAGGCGTTGACGGCAGAGTGTATTCAATCGCTGATTGAGCAATTCTAAGCCTGGGAGCTAAAATCGTTGGTTCGCCCTAAGTCCATTTTGCGAAACAGTGATTTGCTTATTCCAGGATGTTTTTTAACGCAGGCGTTAGCTCTGGGAACTGAAACTGAAATCCTTGTTCCTGAGTTCGCTTTGGCAACACCTGCTGGCCTTCTAGCACAATGGTTGCAGCATCACCTAACAGTGCCGTAAGCGCAAAGTCTGGAACGGGTAGCCAGGAGGGGCGGTGTAACACCTGCCCGACATCATGGCAGAACTCGGCCATCCGAACAGGATTGGGGGCAGTGGCGTTAAGGGTGCCGTTCAGTTGGGCATTGGTCAGGGCTTGGAGGATGAGGCTCACCAAGTCGTCCCGATGAATCCAGGACACCCACTGGCGTCCCGTTCCCAACGGCCCTCCGGCAAACAGTTGAAACGGGGTCAGCATTTTAGCTAAGGCTCCGCCTTCCTTACCCAGCACAATTCCCGTTCGCAGAATGACCAGACGAGTACCGCTTTCTCGCACTTTCTCGGCTTCCGCTTCCCATGCTTTACACACTTGAGCCAGGAAGTCGTCACCGGGATTGCTGGTTTCATCAAAGGTGGCGGTTTCGCTGGTGCCGTAGTAGCCAATGGCGGAGGAGTTGACCAGAACGCTAGGTTTAGGAGTCGCTTGGGCGATCGCCTCTACAATCTTTTGCGTTCCAATTTTGCGGCTATCCATGATCGCCTGTTTCCGCTCTGGACTCCAACGCCCTTCGGCGATCGATTCGCCCGCCAAATTCACGACCCCGTCACATCCAGCGATCGCCCCTTGCCAGTCTCCCGATACCAGCGGCGTATAGGCAACGATATCAAGATTTGGGAATGCTGCCTTGGGAAATAGACGCTGTGCCCGGTCGGGATGGCGCGTCAAGACTACGATGGAATGTCCTTCGGCTTGCAAGCGCTCGACAAGACGGGTGCCTACAAACCCGGTGGCTCCAGTTACCGCAACTTTCATCCTCTCTCCTTCTGCTTGTGACGTTTTAGGCTCATGCCTACTTGATTATGTCAGCACTTTAGGGTGCGACGGAGGGATTTTAGGATCTTGTTTTGGAGATGAGCTACTCTGCTAGGGTTCCGTTGGTCAACACTTCGCCAACCTCCAACCGCAACCCGTTGGCAACATCCCAGCCCGACTGCGATCGCTTCCCTGCTAATTGCACCTCCTGCAGCAGCAGCCAGCCCTCTCCGGTTTGTACCACAGGGCCTTCGCCTTTAAGAATGGCGACAATGGTTCCGGGAGAGACCGTCGTATCAGGATCAACGGCTGCGTTAGCCTCGGTTTCTAAACCAGCAAGGTCGTCCGGCAGATCAATTCCTGCATTCAAGGGCACCGTAGCGCTGATTTTGAGGGATTTGTCCCGTAGGGTAGCGAAACAGTTGGGATAGAAGCCGCGAATTTGGTTGTGAAGGGCGATCGCCGATCGGCTCCAGTCCAGTCCGTAGTCAGCCTTTTGGATCAGCGGTGCGTAGGTGGCTTGGTCGTTGTCTTGGGGAATGGGGGTGATTGTATTCTGTTCCAGCCCGATCAGCGTTTCCACGACGGCATCGGCGGACTGAACAGACAAGATTTTGGCGAGGTCATGGGCGTTATCTAAAAGATTGATGGGGGTGTGGGTTTTGATCAGCATGCCTCCGGTATCCATGCCTGCATCCATGAGCATGGTGGTCACCCCGGTTTCGGTTTCACCGTGGTAGAGACACCACTGG
This genomic stretch from Synechococcales cyanobacterium T60_A2020_003 harbors:
- a CDS encoding TIGR01548 family HAD-type hydrolase is translated as MNAIAIFDIDGVLRDVGNSYRRALADTVEHFTGGAYRPTQEDIDTLKAEGIWNNDWEGSREFIYRYFESQGKGRSQNPLDFDAVIDFFQRKYRGEDLENPDAWTGYISQEPLLVSPAYFQQLTEAKVAWGFFSGATPGSARYVLERRLRLTDPVLIAMGDAPDKPDPTGLLEVARRLEAQLGLPEAAPVIYAGDTVADLHTVTNARQARASRPWIGVGILPPHAQHTPDYQAAYTAKLREAGALTVLPNLEALTAECIQSLIEQF
- a CDS encoding TIGR01777 family protein — encoded protein: MKVAVTGATGFVGTRLVERLQAEGHSIVVLTRHPDRAQRLFPKAAFPNLDIVAYTPLVSGDWQGAIAGCDGVVNLAGESIAEGRWSPERKQAIMDSRKIGTQKIVEAIAQATPKPSVLVNSSAIGYYGTSETATFDETSNPGDDFLAQVCKAWEAEAEKVRESGTRLVILRTGIVLGKEGGALAKMLTPFQLFAGGPLGTGRQWVSWIHRDDLVSLILQALTNAQLNGTLNATAPNPVRMAEFCHDVGQVLHRPSWLPVPDFALTALLGDAATIVLEGQQVLPKRTQEQGFQFQFPELTPALKNILE
- a CDS encoding methionyl-tRNA formyltransferase, whose protein sequence is MKVVFFGTPQFAVPTLQRLLDHERFDVLAVVTQPDKRRGRGNDLIPSPVKAIATEANLPVWQPTRVKKDQPTLDALRATQADAFVVVAYGQILSQEILDMPRLGCINGHGSILPQYRGAAPIQWCLYHGETETGVTTMLMDAGMDTGGMLIKTHTPINLLDNAHDLAKILSVQSADAVVETLIGLEQNTITPIPQDNDQATYAPLIQKADYGLDWSRSAIALHNQIRGFYPNCFATLRDKSLKISATVPLNAGIDLPDDLAGLETEANAAVDPDTTVSPGTIVAILKGEGPVVQTGEGWLLLQEVQLAGKRSQSGWDVANGLRLEVGEVLTNGTLAE